Within the Poecilia reticulata strain Guanapo linkage group LG13, Guppy_female_1.0+MT, whole genome shotgun sequence genome, the region NNNNNNNNNNNNNNNNNNNNNNNNNNNNNNNNNNNNNNNNNNNNNNNNNNNNNNNNNNNNNNNNNNNNNNNNNNNNNNNNNNNNNNNNNNNNNNNNNNNNNNNNNNNNNNNNNNNNNNNNNNNNNNNNNNNNNNNNNNNNNNNNNNNNNNNNNNNNNNNNNNNNNNNNNNNNNNNNNNNNNNNNNNNNNNNNNNNNNNNTGctgaaaactacaaacatgGAGGACGTGACCAGGCAGGAAGAGCTTGctgaaaactacaaacatgGAGGACGTGACCAGGCAGgaagagaaacataaacatgaacCACCAGCAGATCTGTGCCTGGAGACTCTTATCAGATTACTGAGTTATTAGGAGGATGTTCAGTTCGCtcttctgatttctgttttctggaaaGCATAACTGAAAGAATCatattaattgtgattaatcaattattgaactaatcaactaatttagtaatcactTAATCATTATATGGAGACTCCAAAAAGGccttttgctgaaaaaaaaaacgactcgCTAAGAGCAAGAATTAAGCAAAAActacaagaaataaatattttgcatttaagattaaaaaaaaaacattttctgcagttttagtttcatctggttcaaattctgttaaaaatagaataaatcaataaaaatctcctattaagcaccttttgcgaTTAATCAGTTGATcccaaaataatcaacagatcagcctAAACTTTACACATGTTCTGTTTTCTCATATCTattcatcctttgctacaaattatcaagtgtttattaaataaatgctttgttgttgtattttaggcaataaattgtcttttttcttagaaaaaagcaattaaagttAATGGATAAGTGGATAcctgaaaaatctgcagaatgtgtcagtttttaatctgattactgattaattgtcagaaaaaTCCGCAGTCTGGTCTGTTTGCTTTAGAGGAGAAAAGTGATGATACTCACAACAGAATTTCAGTGAATCCATCAGTAAACAGAGAGCTGATGTTTGGGGGATTCCTCCTGAAAATGCTTATCTGCACATTTCAACACAAGCCGCGTTACTGCAGCCGACCCAGACAGAGTCATGAGATACATTTGGCTTCTTTCTGTTTCCGTACAGTTTTGTAGAGAAACCTGGCTGCTCCCAGGACGCTGATGACCTCACCGAGGCAGCGGAGGTGATCCGCCGGGACGTTTTCCACCGGGAACGGCGGCTGAGAGGGAAAACACCAACAGTTAGTCCGTTACGACTCCGCGGATCATTCAGCTGAATCCCTGCTTCTGCCTCACCTGTCCGTCTTTTCTGTTGAACGCCGCCGCGGTGAAAACGGCCAGGTACAGCAAATAAGACAGGAAGTTCAGGAGGAACAGCTTGGAGGCGAATCTCTGCCATTTGTCCTGCAGGAGGCTGCGGAGAGGCTCGACCTGCAGCATCTCTGGACGATTCTGAAACAGATTTACAGGAAAAGGCTGATCCTCTACAGCCGCTTTTTCATGTGACACAGTTTATAGATTTAATTATGCAGTTATTAATGCCGTTCCTTCATCTAATAACTTGTTTTATGAAGGTTGTTTTGACTCAAAGCATcgactgaaatgaaaacatgaagtcaGCAAATCGGCTGCATCATAGATgcagataaatattaattattttagtttcttgGTACATAATTATTCATTTAGTGCCTGATTTtactcacaaaaaaaagatcttaagctaaacttaaaaaatgaatttagagTCTAAAGTACTGACCGGGATTTCGCTGCCGAAGACGATGATGTCCAGCACCGAGTTGTTTTCGTCGGTGTCCATGTCGCTCATGTCGTAGAGAGAGGAGTGGACCGGTCCGTAGACCCACTCCGTCAGCTTCCGGGACAGCTGCCGCGTCTCCTCAGCCACGAACTCTCGATTCAACATGTGGCGGAAAAGCTGTATGGAGAAACATCAGAGCCAAAAACCTCGGATATGTTCAGAGTAAGATCAGAAATATCCCagaggaaatttctgagtttgagaaGTTGGAACATTTGCTACAATGTTCAGACATTTTCAACAGCTGAAAATTTGCTAGGAAAATGTTGagatgaatctcagaaattttctgtaTAGAGTTGAATTTCCAAAGTCaaaaattttccacttttgatactcagaaaatttccatattttttctagaaaacttataagattaatctcaaaatttccgAGTTGttacaagaacatttctgagtttgtcgtcaacattttagttttttatcttttgggggcaaattttcaaactctgacttcttaaacatttctgagattaagctcaaaatgtaaaaagaaatttccagcaaatgttcaacttttcaagctgagaaatttcagatttttctagacagtttctgagattaatcttaaaattttctctttattttattcctaCAAAAGTTTTAAGATCAGTCtcaaaatttttgagtttttttttctctatagcaaacttttcaaactcataaatcttcttgtttttctcagaattactcatttatttctattaaatgtttgacttttcaatcTGAGAAATTTCCTCGTTTTTCTCTgcacatttctgagattaatctccaaatatctgagttttttggcagcAATGTAATcctcttttctgtttctatcCACCATAGATCTGACGCTGATCTGACCTGATCACCATAGATCTGACCCCGGCTCAGTTAGTAGCGGACTCACCCCGATCTTGCCCAGTTTGGCTGCTAACTTCAGCGGAGTCAGACCTTCGTTGTTCTGCATCGACTCCAGCTGGACTTTGCTGTTCAGCTTGTGCTGCTGAACCAGGATTTCGTCGTACATTTCTGCAACCGTTTCCGTGTTTTCCGCCGAGTCGTCTGCGATCTCCACCAGCATGTGCAGCACGGTGTTCCCCTGCGAGTCGCGGTCGGCCGGGTCGGCTCTGCGGTGCGGGTTCTCCAGGAGAAACGAAACAACCTCTGGCTGGTTGGTGCAGGCGGCCAGAGACAGCGGCAGCTCGCCTGGGCAGAACAAACTCCTGATCCCACCGGTGCAACTCAGGACGGGACGTTCACAACGGAGTTAGGGCCATTAAAGGGAGTtcatttccacacacacactataaaaactaactcagaaatgtttagattaatctcagactTTTTCTAGAGAACTaattacatttctgagtttgaaaaattatcaaattttctgaaaaaaacaattgaatttATCTCACaggaaaaaacttggaaaaaaaagtcaaaaaattgcgAAACTCCCCCCAAAATTTTGAATTGATCTCAGAATTTTTCtagacagaaaacaagaaaatttctttttgaaaagtttaattttttctattaaaaactcAGAGACGttgagaaaaatctcagaattttgtagaaaaaaacttgCATATTTATAAGTTTCATAATCCTGAAAAGCTCAAGTTTTGAGACTCATAAATTTCAAAAAGTCCTTTTTTTATCTAGAAAATGtctaagattaatctcaaaatatctgaGATGTTTGGTGAAACTTTACTCCTTCCGGCCCTAAAGCATCTTTATTTCTCTTGGAGGAAATTAcccaccaaaataaaagcccagcTTTGCGTTCCTCTGGAAAAATGTCCCGCTGGCTTTGGCTTGGACATCAGCTCCTTTCTGGACCAGCAGCTTCACGTAGTGCAGCGCTCGTCTTTCAATGGCCACATGCAAGGCCGTCTGACCTGGGAGGGTTTTCAAGGGGAACGAATCCTTTATATTTGACAGAAACTCACCAAACTGTCGGCATTTCCAAGGTTTGTTTTCTTACCTCTGTAAGAAGGATCTGTGTACGCTGCGTTGATGAAGCTTTCAGAGTCCAGGGTTTTCTCTGCTATGTCCATCAGGACTTCGATCGTGTCGTTCCTGCCGTCTTTCAGGTTCAGAAAAGCTTTCAGCAGCGCCGTTTTCCCATTCGATTCAtctgtaataataattaaacaaattcaGTTAAATAACTGAGACATCATAACtctatggaccttaccacaggggccgcgtttcattggctaatgcccattttacgtcacagtgCAGCTACCACAcgcgtgaccgtctcacaaacacaagctacagtagtaaaaaCACGCTAATATAcgttgtggactagcagacagacagaaagtttttgcgtcaggactcgaaaaagaatggttctccaccgtcagtggggtatctgtacaggcgatgtcaggtatcctgatcgtgtttgtggaactaaaattcacagatttccaaaatctgaaacggaaagccttgcttggatcaaagcttgtgcacaaccgcatttgcagctcaaccgtcgtaggatcaataagaaaaAAGTGTCTGCTGATTGTCtggtattattgctttgctttctttgtgtttagtgaatgaaaaaaataaagtcaataataaacacatccattaagaaaaccttttagccaagtgcagcataatggcagtaccgatacaacttctacatcctgaagcctgtctgttactgCCTTtcttagctgaacagatcaatatgcaatgtgtaccgaatctgacatacattaaagatttttatttcacctgaaaaggatttttactaaactgtaattgtgttagccacgctaatcgtgttagcctccgagtaccgtgtatcaggcctaggcacattcgaacattttccaacagaaatcaccctcaaaaccatgaatgcccgacttacccagcctcgtaaagaacaacagccatcagtgatcttgtccacagctatatttatgctgaggatctgctgttttcctcatcgaccaGTAACATTTcgctgcaactcgcacaatgttagaggcatcacgtggctcaaacaccgtccaaaaaagatgacatgaacttgttggttcccctgtccattgtccaggctgatattttttgaaaatctggcagaaatgctaaactaatcgactcagaaatactctacagagtcagtcgaaatggaagacgccatgtttacatagaaactaaactcagcgaggctttgtttgtgagacatgcagccatgtGGGGCGTTtatgggcggagcttggtaaggccCATAGTCCTGCATTGAGCCTGAAGGActtttaacagagaaaaaacgAAACCTTCTGGTTTTATCCCGAATCAGAATAACAGAGCAATGCTGCAGCTTTTACtctgaaaaaccacaaaatcatAGTAACTTTAGTTTAGGTTCTagtcaaatatcttagttcacgtgaaataagatgaaactgTTTGTTATGAGTCAACAGCTGTTTGTCTCATAACAAACAtagtttttcatgttaaaagggaaataaaaaactttaaaaatcaatattaagtaattattgacctaaagcagctcctacattttttttgtagggTTGATGAAGCGGTGATCATGTCCCTGACCTTTGAACTCTGGGCTCGTCAGCCGTTTCCGGTGAAGCTGCAGGAAGTCCAGCAGGCCGTGAAGCTGGGCGCCGTCGCCCTGAGACGCCGCCGTGAAGAGCTTCTCCCTGGTGAACGG harbors:
- the LOC103475235 gene encoding transient receptor potential cation channel subfamily V member 1-like, with the protein product MEKGGEANGADQEQPENGPDQEKGGLLSLLQRENSETAPVPMDSNVLLSRPPRRPAGGSTPFTREKLFTAASQGDGAQLHGLLDFLQLHRKRLTSPEFKDESNGKTALLKAFLNLKDGRNDTIEVLMDIAEKTLDSESFINAAYTDPSYRGQTALHVAIERRALHYVKLLVQKGADVQAKASGTFFQRNAKLGFYFGELPLSLAACTNQPEVVSFLLENPHRRADPADRDSQGNTVLHMLVEIADDSAENTETVAEMYDEILVQQHKLNSKVQLESMQNNEGLTPLKLAAKLGKIGLFRHMLNREFVAEETRQLSRKLTEWVYGPVHSSLYDMSDMDTDENNSVLDIIVFGSEIPNRPEMLQVEPLRSLLQDKWQRFASKLFLLNFLSYLLYLAVFTAAAFNRKDGQPPFPVENVPADHLRCLGEVISVLGAARFLYKTISIFRRNPPNISSLFTDGFTEILFFLQAALLLLCAVLYCCGRTEYVGLLVLSLALAWMNVLYYTRGSRQLGIYNVMMQRMILGDLLHFLCVYIVLLFGFSAAVCTLIDDSPGGSPTSGSAPRRSNVETFKCEKPSYNDIGFTTLELFKFTIGMGDLEFTDHVQNQTVFYVLLICYIVLTYILMLNMLIALMGNTVERITEQSQTIWNLQRAFTILDMERTLPRWLRTKLQSGASEMVCVSNDQDDARRFVRVTETNWKKWRSDLGVKLKEEPAGQLAARTEEETSGNPWNINVLLQRIRSRRRPQDDAHVL